The Neomonachus schauinslandi unplaced genomic scaffold, ASM220157v2 HiC_scaffold_1775, whole genome shotgun sequence nucleotide sequence TGGGGCGCCGTCTTCCTCCGGCTGGGgctgcccccacccagggccagccccagccccagggccgcCAAGGCCAGGATGTGGATGCAGAAGTAGATGGAGGCCCAATACCGGAGCGTGTCTCCCAGGGAGAGCAGCACGAAGCCCATGCACATGTAGTCATAGGCACGCATCTTCAGGAACCAGTGCACCCAGTCCCAGGCCTTCTGGGC carries:
- the LOC123323880 gene encoding lysophospholipid acyltransferase 7-like; amino-acid sequence: MLLSAYWHGLHPGYYLSFLTIPLCLAAEGRLESALRGRLSPGAQKAWDWVHWFLKMRAYDYMCMGFVLLSLGDTLRYWASIYFCIHILALAALGLGLALGGGSPSRRKTAPQATSLAPEKLREE